In one Leptospira fletcheri genomic region, the following are encoded:
- a CDS encoding anthranilate synthase component II, with the protein MILLIDNYDSFTYNLYQYFCQIGNKVEVFRNDKIDLNRISELSPQGIVLSPGPGRPEDSGVCLDVIRELSGRLPILGVCLGHQAIGLVYGAKIVNAPSIMHGKVSLIEHDGMDIYKGIPSPFLATRYHSLVIQPESLPQDLEIASKTQDGVIMGVRHKNKTNLFGVQFHPESIMTQNGLDLVRNFSRIVSES; encoded by the coding sequence ATGATCCTTCTCATCGACAACTACGACTCCTTTACTTATAATCTTTACCAATACTTCTGCCAGATCGGAAACAAGGTGGAAGTCTTTCGGAACGATAAAATAGATCTGAACCGTATCTCTGAATTAAGTCCGCAAGGAATCGTTTTAAGTCCGGGCCCGGGACGTCCCGAAGATTCCGGAGTTTGCCTGGATGTCATACGGGAGCTTTCCGGTCGACTCCCTATTTTAGGAGTTTGCCTAGGTCACCAAGCGATCGGACTCGTCTACGGAGCAAAAATCGTCAACGCCCCTAGCATCATGCACGGCAAAGTCAGTCTTATAGAACATGACGGAATGGACATATACAAAGGAATTCCGTCCCCCTTTTTGGCCACACGTTATCACTCCTTGGTGATCCAACCGGAAAGCCTTCCGCAAGACCTGGAGATCGCGTCCAAAACCCAGGACGGGGTCATCATGGGGGTTAGGCACAAAAACAAAACGAATCTTTTCGGGGTGCAATTTCATCCGGAATCGATCATGACTCAGAACGGTTTGGATTTGGTCCGAAACTTTTCCAGGATCGTTTCCGAAAGCTGA
- the trpE gene encoding anthranilate synthase component I, which produces METPVSLFAKWGGTEAKHSFLLESVEGGENVGRNSFLGKDPYRLLYGKNGLFYISKRNEPETEIITYDPLFLLEYSMGEDVYVPDPRLPSFQGGAVGFLSYACVRYYETIPDEKPEDEPAPDAYFALYDEVLVVDHVDRLLRIVVNARLSEFEDPKACYETTLERIDSIERELREGEIPGWVRHPVETQEPLEYLPNIPDEEYKKAVQKAKEYIYAGDIFQVVPSRKLEFHPGVPPFQVYRGLRTVNPSPYMYFLKLDDISIVGSSPEIMVKCQNRKTYLRPIAGTRPRGATPESDKALEDNLLSDPKEIAEHIMLVDLGRNDLGRVCEPGSVQVQEFKIVERYSHVMHIVSQCFGELDPEKSVYDLLRATLPAGTVSGAPKIRAMEIIDELEKTRRGIYSGALGYISYAGDTDMAIVIRTISFYGKRAFVQAGGGVVYDSSPEGELEETKNKMAALLRAVDFARNGLKGEWNR; this is translated from the coding sequence CTGGAAACTCCGGTCTCCCTTTTTGCGAAATGGGGGGGAACGGAGGCCAAGCATTCCTTTCTATTGGAATCCGTGGAAGGAGGAGAGAACGTAGGTAGGAACTCCTTCCTAGGAAAGGATCCGTACCGTTTGTTGTACGGTAAAAACGGATTGTTCTACATTTCCAAGCGGAACGAACCCGAAACGGAAATCATTACGTACGATCCTTTGTTCCTTTTGGAATATTCCATGGGCGAAGATGTGTACGTTCCGGATCCCCGGCTTCCCTCCTTTCAAGGCGGAGCGGTAGGTTTTCTATCCTATGCATGCGTCCGTTATTACGAAACGATTCCGGACGAGAAACCGGAAGATGAACCTGCTCCCGACGCCTACTTCGCCTTATACGACGAAGTTCTGGTCGTGGATCACGTGGACAGATTACTTCGGATCGTCGTGAACGCTAGGCTGTCAGAATTCGAAGATCCGAAAGCTTGTTATGAAACGACTTTAGAAAGAATCGATTCGATCGAAAGGGAGCTTAGAGAAGGAGAAATCCCTGGCTGGGTGAGACATCCGGTGGAAACGCAGGAGCCTCTCGAATACCTTCCGAATATTCCGGATGAAGAATACAAAAAAGCGGTCCAGAAAGCCAAGGAATACATCTATGCGGGAGATATATTCCAAGTCGTTCCGTCCAGAAAACTGGAGTTCCATCCGGGAGTTCCGCCGTTTCAAGTCTACCGCGGATTGAGAACCGTAAATCCTAGTCCTTATATGTATTTCCTGAAGCTGGACGATATTTCCATCGTAGGCTCTTCTCCGGAGATCATGGTCAAATGCCAAAATCGCAAGACTTATCTCAGACCGATCGCGGGTACGCGCCCGAGGGGAGCGACTCCCGAATCGGATAAAGCGTTGGAAGACAATCTTCTCTCCGACCCCAAGGAAATTGCCGAGCATATCATGTTGGTGGATTTGGGACGTAACGATCTAGGCAGAGTTTGCGAACCAGGAAGCGTCCAGGTGCAAGAATTTAAGATCGTGGAGCGATACTCCCACGTGATGCATATCGTAAGCCAATGCTTCGGCGAATTGGATCCCGAAAAATCGGTATATGATCTGCTTCGGGCGACTCTTCCCGCCGGAACGGTTTCCGGAGCTCCGAAAATTCGGGCCATGGAAATCATAGACGAGTTAGAAAAGACTCGAAGAGGAATCTATTCAGGAGCCCTCGGTTACATTTCCTACGCGGGCGATACGGATATGGCCATCGTTATCCGAACCATTTCCTTTTACGGAAAAAGAGCTTTCGTACAGGCAGGCGGAGGCGTGGTCTATGATTCCTCACCGGAAGGCGAACTGGAGGAAACGAAAAATAAAATGGCCGCGCTTTTGCGTGCGGTGGACTTCGCCCGGAACGGCCTCAAAGGAGAATGGAATAGATGA
- a CDS encoding ABC transporter ATP-binding protein, with protein sequence MKIFFRLMAYSVRYKYRFTLGILFALTTAVLNAVSLTAVIPLFDTMGADPNTRFQFELTKPEQDILLKERYQGYDSLDAVERVKKILVDAKQWSNGRTKYMEPKEVVWAVCLLILPIYGLKLITYLASVFCLATAGYKAVRDIRQELFEKNQMLPLTFFFKEKTGLLMSRIINDVEVVAAVISSNFRDATINFFYVITHLIVLLYLNTELLLIACASVPIIILPVTLFTKKITRSTERLQEKMADLNANLQEMISGIKVIRIFNTERFEKEKFGKINQNVYRRNFKGQYYLQVAPSLVELTSSLVVLGFFALGAKFIFAGSGTSRFSTGDFMAFLLTLLFLLRPLTQLSQMVGKVSQAISAGRRIFEIVDLETEDHSEIAKVESFELSESIQFKNVNFAYPGTSTEVLKDINLNVKAGETIAIVGASGCGKSTLMDLIPRFFDPSSGSIEFDGVNIKDLSLSGLRKKIGIVTQDIFLFHGTVSENISYGKPGATRKDVIRAARLAHAHDFIKKMDRGYDSFLGVRGLNLSGGQRQRLVIARALLRDPEIMILDEATSALDLESERLVSDALRRLFANRTTFVIAHRLSTIKDIPRIIVMDNGRIIEEGNHFSLMEQNGIYRKLTDNQYAGAEILP encoded by the coding sequence ATGAAGATATTCTTCCGTTTAATGGCTTATTCGGTCCGGTACAAGTACCGATTCACGTTAGGCATCCTGTTCGCATTGACCACCGCGGTTTTAAATGCAGTCTCCCTCACAGCAGTCATTCCCCTCTTCGATACGATGGGAGCGGATCCCAATACCAGATTCCAATTCGAACTTACCAAGCCTGAACAGGACATCCTATTGAAGGAAAGATACCAGGGTTACGACAGTTTGGATGCCGTAGAACGGGTCAAAAAGATCTTGGTGGACGCGAAGCAGTGGTCGAACGGTAGAACGAAATACATGGAGCCCAAAGAGGTGGTGTGGGCGGTTTGCCTTCTTATTCTGCCTATCTATGGCCTCAAATTGATCACATATCTCGCATCCGTTTTCTGCTTGGCTACCGCCGGATACAAAGCCGTACGGGACATCAGACAGGAACTCTTCGAAAAGAACCAAATGCTTCCTTTAACGTTCTTCTTTAAGGAAAAAACGGGGCTGTTGATGAGTCGGATCATCAACGACGTAGAAGTGGTAGCGGCGGTGATTTCGTCCAACTTTCGGGACGCGACGATCAATTTTTTCTACGTCATCACTCACTTAATCGTCTTATTGTATCTGAATACCGAGCTACTCTTGATCGCCTGCGCTTCCGTTCCGATCATCATCCTGCCCGTGACCCTATTCACGAAAAAGATCACCCGTTCTACGGAAAGGCTACAGGAGAAGATGGCGGATTTAAACGCGAATCTTCAGGAAATGATTTCCGGTATTAAAGTGATCCGAATCTTCAATACGGAGCGCTTTGAAAAAGAGAAATTCGGAAAGATCAACCAGAACGTTTATCGCAGGAATTTCAAGGGACAGTATTATCTTCAAGTCGCCCCGAGTCTCGTGGAATTGACCTCTTCGCTTGTAGTGCTCGGCTTCTTTGCTTTAGGAGCGAAATTCATCTTTGCCGGCTCGGGAACTTCCCGATTTTCCACGGGAGATTTCATGGCATTTCTCCTGACTTTATTGTTTCTCCTAAGACCCTTAACTCAACTATCCCAAATGGTGGGTAAAGTGTCCCAAGCGATTTCCGCCGGAAGACGCATTTTCGAGATCGTGGACCTGGAAACGGAGGACCATAGCGAAATCGCGAAGGTGGAATCCTTCGAACTCTCCGAATCCATTCAATTCAAAAACGTTAACTTCGCTTATCCCGGGACGAGCACGGAAGTATTGAAAGACATCAATTTGAACGTAAAAGCCGGCGAAACGATCGCGATCGTAGGAGCTAGCGGATGCGGCAAATCCACTCTGATGGACCTGATTCCCAGATTCTTCGATCCGAGTTCCGGATCCATCGAATTCGACGGAGTCAATATCAAGGATCTTTCCCTATCCGGACTTCGAAAGAAGATCGGGATTGTGACCCAGGACATCTTTTTGTTTCACGGAACGGTTTCGGAAAACATCTCCTATGGAAAACCCGGCGCGACTCGAAAAGACGTAATCCGTGCCGCGAGATTGGCTCACGCCCACGATTTCATCAAAAAAATGGATCGGGGCTATGACAGTTTTCTCGGAGTGAGAGGCCTGAATCTTTCGGGAGGGCAGCGCCAAAGGTTAGTGATAGCAAGAGCCTTACTCCGGGATCCCGAAATCATGATCCTGGACGAGGCTACTTCGGCGTTGGATCTGGAATCGGAACGACTCGTAAGCGACGCTCTTCGACGCTTATTCGCGAATCGAACCACTTTCGTCATCGCGCATCGCCTTTCCACGATCAAAGATATTCCCAGAATCATCGTGATGGACAACGGGCGCATTATAGAAGAAGGAAATCATTTTTCCTTAATGGAACAGAACGGAATTTACCGAAAGCTGACCGATAACCAATACGCAGGAGCCGAAATCCTACCGTGA
- a CDS encoding response regulator: protein MKPLVLVVDDNDRYANNLKVYLENLGCRVLRAIDAKQGWNLFLQNRSELAAVITDITMETQTSGLWMIRKIHKDGFRGLKIIATTGFDVFGVMAISKFLLPSFAGISFMIPKVPLKNGKVVMLPTGLASEPFEKTLFLYP, encoded by the coding sequence GTGAAACCTCTAGTTCTCGTAGTCGACGACAATGATCGTTATGCAAATAATCTGAAGGTCTATCTGGAAAATCTCGGTTGCCGAGTCTTACGCGCGATCGACGCGAAACAAGGGTGGAATCTTTTCTTACAGAACCGGTCCGAACTAGCCGCAGTGATCACGGACATTACGATGGAAACCCAAACCTCCGGGTTATGGATGATCCGCAAGATCCATAAAGACGGGTTTCGGGGATTAAAAATCATCGCCACGACCGGGTTCGACGTTTTCGGAGTCATGGCTATCAGTAAATTTCTTCTGCCTTCTTTTGCCGGGATCAGCTTCATGATTCCGAAAGTTCCGTTAAAAAACGGCAAAGTGGTCATGCTACCCACAGGCCTCGCCTCGGAACCTTTCGAAAAAACCCTATTCCTTTATCCTTAA